A single genomic interval of Longimicrobium sp. harbors:
- the arsS gene encoding arsenosugar biosynthesis radical SAM (seleno)protein ArsS (Some members of this family are selenoproteins.), producing the protein MSRVLPTLQKRRSGLASTREQRSLLHAVPVAQSFESALAGAGLLPLRPTTIDILQINVGRKCNQTCRHCHVDAGPDRTEMMPDDVVDRCIQVIESTGIPTVDITGGAPELHKRWREIVERATAAGKHVIDRCNLTITLLPNYAYLPEFFAQHRVHVVASLPHYRPKGTDSQRGDGVFDESIQALRRLNELGYGREGSGLVLDLVTNPVGTFLPGNQGALEADWKRQMERLYGIRFNQLYTITNMPISRYLEFLAESGRLNEYMERLVTAFNPAAAAGVMCRNTLSVGWDGVLYDCDFNQMLGLPVDPRGPRTIFDFDLDALSRRDIVLGPHCFGCTAGAGSSCGGATA; encoded by the coding sequence ATGTCCCGCGTTCTCCCGACCCTGCAGAAGCGCCGCTCCGGCCTGGCGTCCACGCGCGAGCAGCGCTCGCTGCTGCACGCCGTGCCCGTGGCGCAGAGCTTCGAGTCGGCGCTCGCCGGGGCCGGGTTGCTTCCGCTGCGCCCCACGACGATCGACATCCTGCAGATCAACGTGGGACGCAAGTGCAACCAGACGTGCCGCCACTGCCACGTGGATGCCGGTCCGGACCGCACCGAGATGATGCCCGACGACGTCGTGGACCGGTGCATCCAGGTGATCGAATCCACCGGCATCCCCACGGTCGACATCACCGGGGGCGCGCCGGAGCTGCACAAGCGGTGGCGGGAGATCGTCGAGCGCGCGACGGCGGCGGGCAAGCACGTCATCGACCGGTGCAACCTCACCATCACGCTGCTCCCCAACTACGCGTACCTCCCGGAGTTCTTCGCCCAGCACCGGGTGCACGTGGTCGCCTCGCTGCCGCACTACCGGCCCAAGGGCACGGACTCGCAACGGGGGGACGGCGTTTTCGACGAGTCGATCCAGGCGCTACGGCGGCTGAACGAGCTGGGATACGGACGCGAGGGATCGGGGCTGGTGCTGGACCTGGTCACCAATCCCGTGGGAACGTTCCTCCCCGGCAACCAGGGCGCGCTCGAGGCGGACTGGAAGCGGCAGATGGAGCGGCTGTACGGCATCCGCTTCAACCAGCTGTACACCATCACCAACATGCCCATCAGCCGCTACCTGGAGTTCCTGGCGGAGAGCGGCCGGCTGAACGAGTACATGGAGCGGCTGGTGACGGCCTTCAACCCCGCCGCCGCCGCGGGAGTGATGTGCCGCAACACGCTTTCGGTGGGATGGGACGGCGTGCTGTACGACTGCGACTTCAACCAGATGCTGGGGCTGCCGGTAGACCCGCGCGGGCCGCGGACCATCTTCGACTTCGACCTGGACGCGCTGAGCCGGCGCGACATTGTGCTGGGGCCGCACTGCTTCGGATGCACCGCGGGCGCGGGCTCCAGCTGCGGGGGCGCCACGGCCTGA
- a CDS encoding arsenosugar biosynthesis-associated peroxidase-like protein yields MESGTHAHYYNAHDLPRFGEMGKDAPHLAEKFFAWYNAVFAEGALSEREKSLIALAVAHAVQCPYCIDAYSSDCLQKGADTEQMTEAVHVAAAIRGGASLVHGIQMRNRADELGM; encoded by the coding sequence ATGGAATCTGGAACCCACGCGCACTACTACAACGCGCACGACCTGCCCCGCTTCGGCGAGATGGGCAAGGATGCGCCGCACCTGGCCGAGAAGTTCTTCGCCTGGTACAACGCTGTCTTCGCCGAGGGGGCCCTCAGCGAGCGCGAGAAGTCGCTGATCGCCCTGGCCGTGGCGCACGCGGTGCAGTGCCCATACTGCATCGACGCGTACTCCTCGGACTGCCTTCAGAAGGGCGCCGACACCGAGCAGATGACCGAGGCCGTGCACGTAGCGGCAGCCATCCGCGGCGGCGCATCCCTGGTGCACGGCATCCAGATGCGCAACCGCGCCGACGAACTCGGCATGTAG